A window of Notolabrus celidotus isolate fNotCel1 chromosome 11, fNotCel1.pri, whole genome shotgun sequence contains these coding sequences:
- the LOC117821172 gene encoding proline-rich receptor-like protein kinase PERK14 isoform X2 yields the protein MSGERLPLIGSSGNKTTAKPHLSSPALQRPRQANSRKRSQQQQTSSSSSYPHTGPASILLSDTTMTPWGGLALSESSFTSIPLPPPPRSVPPPPPPAPQPTPSTPYQERENEDVSSSSFNSEAPSPPVVIPQDHAGGVGRGFRPRRRVLPQCRVPRPPRLPPLRPVTNLSFSRSFTFSFFELPLHQSPRHRAERVRNLMVLLRQMHY from the exons ATGTCAGGTGAACGGCTGCCTCTTATTGGTTCATCTGGGAATAAAACAACAG CCAAGCCCCATCTCTCCTCCCCAGCCCTCCAACGCCCCCGTCAGGCAAACAGCCGAAAgcgcagccagcagcagcagacgtcttcatcttcctcttacCCTCACACCGGGCCTGCTTCCATCCTCCTCTCAGACACCACCATGACACCTTGGGGAGGCCTGGCTCTCTCAGAATCCTCGTTTACATCAATCCCCCTGCCTCCACCTCCCCGGTCCGTcccacctccaccccctccTGCTCCTCAGCCCACACCCTCCACACCGTATCAAGAACGAGAGAACGAAGATGTTTCCAGCTCCAGTTTTAACTCTGAggctccttctcctcctgttgTGATCCCTCAGGACCACGCAG gtGGAGTAGGTAGAGGGTTCAGACCAAGACGAAGAGTGTTGCCACAGTGTCGTGTGCCTCGCCCTCCTCGTCTCCCTCCTCTACGTCCCGTCACTAACCTCAGCTTCTCTCGGAGCTTCACCTTCTCTTTCTTCGAGCTGCCGCTGCATCAGTCACCTCGCCATCGAGCAGAGCGCGTCAGAAACCTCATGGTGCTGCTGAGGCAGATGCACTACTGA
- the LOC117821172 gene encoding formin-I isoform X1: MCQSSRWFNSITGNLDSLLSQDPGLVMSGERLPLIGSSGNKTTAKPHLSSPALQRPRQANSRKRSQQQQTSSSSSYPHTGPASILLSDTTMTPWGGLALSESSFTSIPLPPPPRSVPPPPPPAPQPTPSTPYQERENEDVSSSSFNSEAPSPPVVIPQDHAGGVGRGFRPRRRVLPQCRVPRPPRLPPLRPVTNLSFSRSFTFSFFELPLHQSPRHRAERVRNLMVLLRQMHY, encoded by the exons ATGTGTCAGTCTAGCAGGTGGTTCAACTCCATAACTGGAAATCTTGACTCTCTGTTGTCACAGGACCCTGGATTGGTGATGTCAGGTGAACGGCTGCCTCTTATTGGTTCATCTGGGAATAAAACAACAG CCAAGCCCCATCTCTCCTCCCCAGCCCTCCAACGCCCCCGTCAGGCAAACAGCCGAAAgcgcagccagcagcagcagacgtcttcatcttcctcttacCCTCACACCGGGCCTGCTTCCATCCTCCTCTCAGACACCACCATGACACCTTGGGGAGGCCTGGCTCTCTCAGAATCCTCGTTTACATCAATCCCCCTGCCTCCACCTCCCCGGTCCGTcccacctccaccccctccTGCTCCTCAGCCCACACCCTCCACACCGTATCAAGAACGAGAGAACGAAGATGTTTCCAGCTCCAGTTTTAACTCTGAggctccttctcctcctgttgTGATCCCTCAGGACCACGCAG gtGGAGTAGGTAGAGGGTTCAGACCAAGACGAAGAGTGTTGCCACAGTGTCGTGTGCCTCGCCCTCCTCGTCTCCCTCCTCTACGTCCCGTCACTAACCTCAGCTTCTCTCGGAGCTTCACCTTCTCTTTCTTCGAGCTGCCGCTGCATCAGTCACCTCGCCATCGAGCAGAGCGCGTCAGAAACCTCATGGTGCTGCTGAGGCAGATGCACTACTGA